One region of Rhineura floridana isolate rRhiFlo1 chromosome 20, rRhiFlo1.hap2, whole genome shotgun sequence genomic DNA includes:
- the LOC133373969 gene encoding epididymal secretory protein 4-like, which translates to MEALLVILGLGLVGTSDIPPLIPLEPYFKSERIEGTWYRIAMVVSGTEQKVLAGDIHISPRQQGNLALQRNIQKGSTCTDINFQLKHAGEKGADTETTIYVVDTDYEQYLILYIVTPADRALYLFGSEEQVPNSIREYFKEDVEYLRFSLTDITFPGRDEKCPLSVKEENAETMIFFLPEAERPSA; encoded by the exons ATGGAAGCTTTGCTGGTCATCCTTGGACTGGGCCTTGTTGGCACCTCTGACATTCCACCCTTGATCCCCTTGGAACCATACTTTAAGTCTGAAAGG ATTGAGGGGACCTGGTACCGCATTGCAATGGTAGTCAGTGGAACAGAGCAGAAGGTCCTTGCTGGAGACATCCACATTTCGCCCCGGCAGCAAGGGAATCTCGCACTCCAAAGGAACATCCAAAA AGGATCAACGTGTACAGATATCAATTTCCAGTTGAAACATGCtggtgaaaaag GTGCAGATACAGAAACCACCATCTACGTCGTGGACACAGATTATGAACAGTACCTAATTCTGTATATTGTGACACCAGCTGACAGAGCCCTGTATCTTTTTG GCAGCGAAGAACAGGTGCCCAACAGCATCAGGGAATACTTCAAGGAGGACGTAGAGTATCTGAGATTCTCTCTGACTGACATCACGTTTCCAGGCAGAGATG AGAAATGCCCACTGTCTGTAAAAGAGGAAAATGCTGAGACAATGATCTTCTTCCTTCCAGAG GCAGAGAGGCCGTCTGCATAA